Proteins from a single region of Terriglobia bacterium:
- the rlmN gene encoding 23S rRNA (adenine(2503)-C(2))-methyltransferase RlmN: protein MVTIHNRFVSADGTVRFLLRLEDGEFVEAVRIPRENRATYCISSQVGCGLGCTFCLTGQLGFTRDLSAQEIIEQALFLRQSAQGTPPDEERASIVFMGMGEPMSNYDNVLEAIRFFHDERGLKLPMSRITVSTAGLVPAIRRLSKEPLFPNLSISLTGATNSVRDNLMPINRKYPIEEVIAAVQELPPQRQKRVMFECVMMRGITDSLSDAEELSRLVRGMTVKVNLIPLNPADEISFERPDDRTVLAFQEVLLRNGIATFIRKNRGNDISSACGQLKKKIS from the coding sequence TTGGTTACCATTCACAATAGATTCGTTTCCGCAGATGGAACCGTCCGTTTCCTGCTCCGGCTGGAGGATGGCGAATTCGTGGAGGCCGTCCGCATTCCGCGCGAGAACCGCGCCACCTATTGCATTTCGTCGCAAGTGGGATGCGGCCTCGGCTGCACCTTCTGCCTCACCGGACAGCTCGGTTTCACTCGAGATTTGTCGGCACAGGAAATCATCGAGCAGGCTCTCTTCCTGCGGCAAAGCGCTCAGGGCACACCACCGGACGAAGAGCGAGCCAGCATCGTCTTTATGGGAATGGGCGAACCCATGTCCAATTACGATAATGTTCTCGAAGCCATTCGCTTCTTCCACGACGAGCGCGGACTGAAATTACCGATGTCGCGAATTACGGTCTCGACCGCCGGGCTGGTTCCCGCGATCCGCCGCCTCAGTAAGGAACCGCTGTTTCCCAATCTTTCAATCTCACTAACCGGCGCGACCAACAGCGTTCGAGACAACCTGATGCCCATCAATCGAAAGTATCCGATCGAGGAAGTTATCGCCGCCGTGCAGGAGTTGCCGCCCCAGCGGCAAAAGCGCGTGATGTTCGAATGCGTGATGATGCGGGGGATTACCGATTCGCTTTCGGACGCCGAAGAATTATCGCGGCTCGTCCGTGGGATGACCGTCAAAGTGAATCTGATACCACTGAACCCGGCTGATGAAATATCGTTCGAACGGCCGGACGATAGGACAGTCCTGGCGTTTCAGGAAGTCCTCCTCCGGAATGGCATCGCCACATTCATCCGCAAAAATCGAGGGAACGATATTTCCAGCGCTTGCGGTCAATTGAAAAAGAAAATCTCGTGA
- a CDS encoding Zn-dependent hydrolase — protein MRILLLALAVGTLAILQNDADLDQRLARWQVVQMPFNSAGLSAREKQMVQKLVEASQYLDDVYWRQSDPEGLALYKSTKDPKLRRLLMINGGRFDLVDDNHPFAGTEPMPPGRALYPKGLTREQIEQYVKAHPGKKAEIYDEHTVIERQGTDLVGRPYHEVYRALLQPMTKALRDAAALSDDKQFAEFLRQRADALLKDDYYQSDLLWMDLKDPKFDVIFAPYETYLDDVLGVKTSYGAAVLVRNEEESRKLAVYQQYVPDIQDALPLAPEDRPSKKGKATPMEVMDAPFRAGDLRHGYQAVADNLPNDPRIHEQKGSKKIFFKNFMDARVNYVVLPIAKRLMRQDQAAKATGEGYLAAVLLHEISHGLGPAFARQSGKQVDIRAAIGPVYSGLEEAKADVVGMFGLKWLVDRGALPKDRLEEYYASYVAGIFRTLRFGTAEAHGRAEMMEFNYLSQEKAIMRDSANGRYSVDYTRIPAAIEQLSKELLTIEATGDRARAENWFKKYDVMPGDLKAALETTKDVPVDVDPVSSFQERPQ, from the coding sequence ATGCGCATTCTATTGCTGGCTCTTGCGGTTGGAACATTGGCAATCCTTCAAAACGATGCCGACCTCGATCAACGGCTGGCGCGATGGCAGGTGGTGCAAATGCCGTTCAACAGCGCCGGTCTGAGCGCCCGCGAAAAGCAGATGGTCCAGAAGCTGGTAGAAGCGTCGCAGTATCTCGATGACGTCTACTGGCGGCAAAGCGATCCCGAAGGGCTTGCGCTCTACAAGTCCACAAAGGATCCGAAGCTCCGGCGGCTGTTGATGATCAACGGAGGCCGATTCGATCTGGTCGACGACAACCATCCGTTTGCGGGCACGGAGCCGATGCCGCCGGGGCGCGCCCTGTATCCGAAAGGGTTGACACGGGAACAGATCGAACAATATGTGAAAGCGCACCCCGGCAAGAAGGCTGAGATTTACGACGAGCATACCGTCATTGAGCGCCAGGGAACGGATCTGGTGGGACGTCCTTATCACGAAGTGTATCGAGCGCTCCTGCAGCCAATGACGAAAGCGCTGCGGGACGCCGCGGCGCTGAGCGATGACAAACAGTTCGCCGAGTTTCTACGGCAGCGTGCGGATGCCCTTTTGAAGGACGACTACTATCAGAGCGACCTCCTCTGGATGGACCTGAAAGACCCGAAGTTCGATGTCATCTTTGCGCCATACGAAACCTACCTGGATGATGTGCTCGGTGTGAAGACATCGTACGGCGCCGCAGTACTCGTCCGCAACGAGGAGGAGAGCAGGAAGCTTGCGGTGTATCAGCAGTATGTTCCGGACATCCAGGACGCACTTCCCCTTGCGCCCGAAGACCGGCCCTCAAAAAAGGGCAAAGCCACGCCGATGGAAGTGATGGACGCCCCTTTCCGGGCCGGCGATCTGCGGCATGGTTATCAGGCTGTCGCGGACAACCTTCCAAACGATCCACGCATTCACGAGCAGAAAGGATCGAAGAAAATCTTCTTCAAGAACTTCATGGACGCGCGCGTGAACTACGTCGTGTTGCCGATTGCAAAACGGCTGATGCGGCAGGACCAGGCGGCGAAAGCGACGGGTGAAGGCTATCTCGCTGCCGTGCTGTTGCATGAGATCTCGCACGGGTTAGGACCGGCATTTGCCCGCCAATCCGGCAAGCAGGTCGATATCCGGGCAGCTATAGGTCCGGTATATTCCGGCCTCGAAGAAGCCAAAGCTGACGTCGTCGGCATGTTCGGATTGAAATGGCTGGTCGACCGGGGAGCTCTGCCGAAGGATCGCCTGGAAGAATATTACGCCTCCTATGTCGCCGGGATTTTCCGCACGCTGCGATTCGGAACCGCGGAAGCGCACGGCCGCGCTGAAATGATGGAGTTCAACTATCTGTCGCAGGAAAAAGCAATCATGCGGGACAGCGCGAACGGCCGCTACAGTGTCGATTACACACGGATTCCCGCCGCAATCGAGCAGCTCTCGAAAGAACTCCTGACGATTGAAGCGACAGGAGACCGTGCGCGCGCGGAAAACTGGTTCAAAAAGTACGACGTGATGCCGGGCGACCTGAAAGCCGCCCTCGAAACCACGAAAGATGTGCCGGTGGACGTTGATCCGGTCTCTTCGTTCCAGGAACGGCCCCAATAG
- a CDS encoding carboxypeptidase-like regulatory domain-containing protein: MRKSLIAAIVLCGFLSLNTFSQSENATVGGTVQDPTGAFIPGVSVTATNTATGIVSTVITNESGAYQFASLQPGTYEIKAELPGFQTAVAKGFQLGGAQQTRLNFTMQVGAAAGTTVDVSVAADTLLATSSNSVGAVLPEYKVRDLPLASRDVFGLVADTAGVQSQGGFISNFAGGRISQVNTMRDGINVSAGRFEDGAWSLTYTSPDLVEEVKVVVAPVDAQTSRGIGQVSMVTRSGTNQIRGSVFWVNHNSALDASSWFNNFNGVGKDYDNRNQYGARLGGPIVRNKTFFFLLFEGQRDLKRQQATGNTLTAMARNGIFQYFPGVDNGNATSTNPVVDRNGNPVTPKGALGPLSAVDLFGNCTFNGAAVANCKTFRDPLRPAVSSSAYMQETLKRMPSPNQFTGGDGLNTAQINFTRRVQGFDLTNGNGSDVDRDQYNARIDQNFNSKNKLSIIATREHTWGGSAQSGQRSWPTGYDGLAVKRPDVYIITFTSTLSSSLLNELRLGRRRSIDLQYGPANRPDAVGAQVLPFVPTANGVPFRALPGEWTSVATYGGFGVWRGHVSPLYTIGDDLSWTHGKHAFKGGYELRHTKSSGFGDPAFTPNVTFGQGSFPVSGLDATAYANLSSNAATGARTLLTDLSGSIASINQSFGILSAQNTTLQGSPAIPVKFYRQYQNEMSAYFKDDWKFRPDLTLNLGVHWEYYGQPYEENGLDARFIGNNESALTGVTCTSSPGTPNFTSVCSNLTQVQFVGKNSTHPDVNPNVKGNDLKQFGPAIGFAWNVPWFDKGKTVLRSGYGISYTGALRNFITVDSTLGTVPGINLVGSASNGITYTPNTYTSLANITLPVPLPSGTATSAPFLVPTTDRTLSISSYNRTPSYTQNWNLEIQREVAKNTTVEIRYIGTKGSKLWGTLNLNQIDAVHHNPDLFNAFNAVRAGGESTLLNQMLNGINFGGNGVVNGTTITGASAVRSNTTTRTQIANGNVGGFVNTLNTTNTGVTLPAGVTGNGFVLRKNGFPDNYIVTNPQYASVSMLDNLSNSTYHSLQMQFTRRLSHGFTNTTTWTWSKALGDADSDAGATYRDPSNRSIEKGLLGFDHAHQITSNGTYELPFGTDHFLLGNAPGWVQNVVSKWQLGGIANYNTGAPLSISSGIQAISTTGDQPDIVGAFPKSVGQVTKLSNAVTYFNGYTQVADPYAANVSTLNGLSTAYSNKAIQAPNGQIVLVNPQPGEVGTLGLTTIKGPGSLNFDMNLVKRFKIRENTQFEFRLDAISVLNHPNFGGPSTSINAAGNTFGRITSASGSRSFIVNTRVNF, from the coding sequence ATGAGGAAATCGTTGATCGCAGCGATTGTGTTGTGTGGATTCTTGTCTCTGAATACATTTTCGCAATCCGAAAATGCGACAGTTGGGGGGACCGTCCAGGATCCCACTGGCGCCTTTATACCGGGCGTCAGTGTGACTGCCACGAACACGGCGACGGGCATCGTTTCAACTGTTATTACGAACGAGTCGGGCGCCTACCAGTTTGCGAGCCTTCAACCCGGAACGTATGAGATCAAGGCAGAGCTGCCGGGATTTCAGACGGCCGTCGCCAAGGGATTCCAGTTAGGGGGCGCGCAGCAGACGCGGTTGAATTTCACCATGCAGGTTGGCGCGGCGGCCGGCACGACGGTGGATGTCAGCGTTGCAGCGGATACGCTGTTAGCGACATCTTCCAATTCTGTCGGCGCCGTCCTTCCGGAGTACAAAGTCCGCGACCTGCCGCTGGCCTCGCGTGACGTGTTCGGTCTGGTTGCCGATACCGCCGGCGTTCAGTCTCAGGGCGGGTTCATCAGTAATTTTGCCGGCGGCCGCATCAGCCAGGTGAACACGATGCGCGATGGCATCAACGTCTCGGCCGGCCGGTTTGAAGACGGCGCGTGGTCGCTGACATATACGAGCCCCGATCTTGTCGAAGAAGTGAAAGTCGTCGTGGCTCCCGTTGATGCGCAAACATCGCGCGGTATCGGCCAGGTGAGCATGGTGACGCGTTCCGGAACCAATCAGATTCGTGGAAGCGTGTTCTGGGTGAATCACAACTCCGCGCTCGATGCCAGCAGCTGGTTCAACAACTTCAACGGCGTTGGGAAAGACTACGACAATCGCAACCAGTATGGCGCCCGTCTTGGAGGGCCGATTGTCAGGAACAAAACATTCTTCTTTCTCTTGTTTGAAGGCCAGCGGGACCTCAAGCGCCAACAGGCCACAGGCAACACACTGACGGCGATGGCGCGCAACGGAATCTTTCAGTACTTCCCCGGCGTCGATAACGGCAATGCCACCAGCACGAACCCCGTGGTCGACCGGAACGGGAATCCCGTAACGCCTAAGGGCGCTCTCGGTCCTCTGTCGGCTGTCGACTTGTTCGGCAACTGCACCTTCAACGGTGCAGCCGTGGCCAACTGCAAGACATTCCGCGATCCGCTGCGTCCGGCCGTCAGCAGCAGCGCCTACATGCAGGAAACGCTGAAGCGCATGCCTTCGCCGAACCAGTTCACCGGCGGAGATGGTTTGAATACCGCTCAAATCAATTTCACGCGCCGCGTCCAAGGGTTCGATCTCACGAATGGAAATGGAAGCGATGTCGATCGCGATCAGTACAACGCACGCATCGACCAGAACTTCAATTCGAAGAACAAGCTCAGCATTATCGCGACGAGAGAACATACCTGGGGCGGCTCCGCCCAATCCGGTCAGCGCTCCTGGCCGACGGGTTACGATGGTCTGGCTGTGAAGCGTCCGGATGTGTACATCATCACCTTCACGTCAACGCTGTCTTCCTCACTGTTGAACGAATTGCGCCTTGGACGCCGGCGTTCAATCGACCTTCAATATGGGCCCGCCAACCGCCCCGATGCGGTTGGCGCCCAGGTGCTGCCGTTTGTACCCACGGCCAACGGCGTTCCCTTCCGGGCTCTTCCAGGCGAGTGGACCTCGGTTGCAACCTATGGCGGATTTGGAGTATGGCGTGGACATGTCAGCCCGCTGTACACCATTGGCGATGATCTAAGCTGGACGCACGGCAAGCATGCCTTCAAGGGCGGCTACGAATTGCGCCATACGAAATCGAGCGGGTTCGGCGATCCCGCTTTTACACCGAATGTCACCTTTGGCCAGGGCAGCTTTCCAGTCAGCGGACTGGACGCCACGGCCTATGCGAACTTGTCCTCTAATGCCGCCACTGGCGCGCGTACGCTGCTTACGGACCTCTCAGGCTCGATTGCGTCGATCAACCAGTCTTTCGGAATTCTGAGCGCACAGAATACAACCCTGCAGGGTTCGCCGGCCATCCCGGTCAAGTTCTACCGGCAGTACCAGAATGAAATGAGCGCCTACTTCAAGGATGACTGGAAGTTCCGTCCCGATCTCACGTTGAACCTTGGCGTGCATTGGGAGTACTACGGCCAGCCTTATGAAGAGAATGGTCTCGATGCGCGCTTCATCGGCAACAATGAGAGCGCGTTGACGGGCGTGACGTGTACATCCAGCCCGGGAACGCCAAATTTCACCAGCGTCTGCAGCAATTTGACGCAGGTTCAGTTTGTCGGCAAAAACTCGACGCATCCGGATGTCAATCCCAACGTGAAGGGGAACGACCTTAAACAATTCGGGCCGGCCATCGGTTTCGCCTGGAACGTTCCGTGGTTCGACAAAGGCAAAACCGTCCTTCGCTCCGGATACGGCATCAGCTATACGGGTGCGCTGCGTAACTTCATCACGGTGGACAGCACCCTCGGGACGGTCCCGGGCATCAATCTGGTGGGCTCCGCCAGCAACGGCATCACCTATACTCCGAACACGTACACTTCGCTTGCGAACATCACGCTGCCGGTTCCTCTCCCTTCGGGCACCGCGACCTCGGCGCCGTTCCTGGTTCCGACAACCGACCGGACACTGTCGATCAGCTCGTATAACCGTACGCCGTCGTACACCCAAAACTGGAACCTGGAAATTCAGCGCGAGGTGGCTAAAAACACAACAGTTGAAATCCGATATATCGGAACGAAGGGTTCGAAGCTCTGGGGCACGCTCAATCTCAATCAGATTGACGCGGTGCATCACAACCCGGATCTGTTCAATGCGTTCAATGCCGTGCGCGCGGGCGGCGAATCGACTTTGCTCAATCAGATGCTGAATGGAATCAACTTCGGCGGCAACGGTGTCGTCAATGGCACGACAATCACCGGCGCCAGCGCTGTACGCAGCAACACGACGACCCGGACGCAGATTGCCAATGGGAACGTCGGCGGATTTGTAAACACTCTGAACACCACGAACACCGGTGTGACGCTGCCTGCGGGCGTTACCGGCAACGGCTTTGTTCTCCGTAAGAATGGTTTCCCGGACAACTACATCGTCACCAATCCGCAGTATGCGAGTGTCTCGATGTTGGATAACCTGAGCAACTCGACCTATCACTCGCTGCAAATGCAATTCACGCGGCGGCTCAGCCATGGCTTCACCAACACGACCACATGGACGTGGAGTAAGGCGTTGGGGGACGCCGACAGCGATGCCGGCGCAACCTACCGCGATCCCAGCAATCGTTCGATCGAAAAAGGGCTGCTTGGCTTCGACCACGCTCACCAGATCACGAGCAACGGGACCTACGAACTGCCTTTCGGCACGGACCATTTTCTGCTCGGCAACGCGCCGGGCTGGGTTCAGAACGTCGTGAGCAAGTGGCAACTCGGTGGCATCGCGAACTACAACACCGGGGCGCCTCTGAGCATTTCGTCGGGCATCCAGGCCATCAGTACTACGGGAGACCAGCCGGACATCGTCGGCGCATTTCCCAAGAGTGTGGGCCAGGTCACAAAGCTGTCGAACGCTGTGACTTATTTCAATGGATACACGCAGGTGGCCGATCCATACGCAGCGAACGTCTCGACGCTCAATGGTCTGAGCACGGCATACAGCAACAAGGCCATCCAGGCTCCAAACGGCCAAATCGTGCTTGTGAATCCGCAGCCCGGAGAGGTTGGAACACTGGGTTTGACCACGATCAAAGGGCCCGGCAGCCTTAATTTCGACATGAATCTCGTGAAGCGGTTCAAGATCCGCGAGAATACGCAATTCGAATTCCGGTTGGACGCTATCAGCGTGTTGAACCATCCGAACTTCGGAGGCCCGTCCACGAGCATCAACGCCGCCGGAAATACGTTCGGCCGGATTACAAGCGCGTCAGGTTCCCGGAGCTTTATCGTGAACACACGTGTGAACTTCTAA
- a CDS encoding DNA mismatch repair protein MutS, which produces MNPSEEYQRRLSARQQKVERYRKLDHLIGNIRLGAGFTFFLLIWLAAGPGVVSGWWLLVPIIAFIVLVARHERIRYLARQAQRSVAFYERGVARIEDRWIGTGDPGLTYFDESHPYATDLDLFGKGSLFELLSSARTRSGEQTLAGWLKAPAAPAEIAMRQRAVDELRANIDLREDLAVLGEDVRAAIHPEWMKRWGSAPAVLHSPAARVIAPILGALIIVSLVDYFAFYGSGWFVLAAIAAGGGFGLHYRPRVRDVTDAVADPVKDLAVLSLVLSRLEKESWQSEKLRKLRNELGKTEPASRSIGILVGRIEFLNWRLSAFFAVIAPLFMWATQFAFAIEAWRAKHGSDIGRWLEAVGELEALCSLAAYAYEHPDDPFPEILESGTHFEGDDMRHPLIPGTRCVANSVRLDHELQLLIVSGSNMSGKSTLLRTLGVNVVLALAGAPVRTARMKVSVVALGATIRVLDSLQAGTSRFYAEIQRLRQIMDLTKTMTVLFLLDEILHGTNSHDRAVGAEGVIRGLIDRGAIGIVTTHDLSLAKLAEGLAPRAANFHFQDQLIDGRMVFDYRLHPGVVQKSNALALMRAVGLEV; this is translated from the coding sequence GTGAATCCTTCCGAAGAGTACCAGCGGCGCCTGAGCGCACGGCAGCAGAAGGTCGAGCGTTATAGAAAGCTCGACCATCTCATCGGGAATATCCGCCTCGGCGCCGGCTTTACATTTTTCCTGCTGATATGGCTCGCCGCCGGGCCGGGCGTCGTCTCGGGCTGGTGGCTGCTTGTTCCCATCATCGCTTTCATCGTCCTCGTCGCGCGGCATGAGCGCATTCGCTACCTGGCGCGCCAGGCTCAACGATCCGTCGCATTCTACGAACGCGGCGTTGCCCGGATCGAAGATCGCTGGATTGGAACCGGCGATCCCGGCCTCACTTATTTCGACGAATCCCATCCGTATGCGACGGATCTCGATCTGTTTGGGAAAGGATCTCTGTTCGAACTGCTTTCTTCAGCGCGCACGCGTTCCGGCGAGCAGACACTGGCCGGCTGGCTGAAGGCGCCGGCGGCGCCGGCGGAAATCGCAATGCGCCAGCGAGCCGTCGACGAACTCCGCGCCAATATCGATCTCCGTGAAGACCTGGCAGTGCTGGGCGAAGACGTCCGGGCTGCGATCCATCCGGAGTGGATGAAACGATGGGGGTCCGCGCCCGCGGTCCTGCATTCGCCCGCCGCACGTGTGATCGCGCCGATCCTGGGTGCGCTGATCATCGTAAGCCTGGTTGATTACTTCGCTTTCTATGGCAGCGGATGGTTCGTTCTTGCAGCGATTGCCGCAGGCGGCGGATTCGGCCTGCATTATCGCCCCCGTGTACGCGACGTCACCGACGCAGTGGCAGATCCGGTAAAGGATCTCGCGGTGCTTTCGCTGGTGCTCTCGCGGCTGGAAAAAGAAAGCTGGCAATCCGAAAAGCTTCGAAAACTACGCAATGAGCTTGGCAAGACGGAGCCGGCATCGCGATCCATTGGGATTCTCGTCGGGCGAATTGAATTCTTGAATTGGAGACTGTCCGCATTCTTTGCGGTTATCGCTCCATTGTTTATGTGGGCGACGCAATTTGCGTTTGCGATTGAAGCATGGCGGGCGAAACATGGCAGCGATATCGGCCGCTGGCTGGAAGCCGTAGGCGAACTGGAAGCCTTATGCTCGCTTGCGGCATACGCTTATGAGCATCCGGATGACCCATTCCCGGAAATTCTCGAAAGCGGAACGCATTTTGAAGGCGACGACATGCGGCACCCGTTGATACCGGGGACCCGCTGCGTTGCTAATTCCGTGAGGCTGGACCACGAACTTCAGCTTCTTATTGTGAGCGGTTCGAACATGTCGGGCAAAAGCACGCTGCTCCGCACCCTTGGAGTGAATGTCGTACTGGCGCTCGCAGGCGCTCCGGTCCGGACAGCGAGGATGAAGGTATCTGTCGTCGCGCTGGGCGCAACGATCCGCGTGCTCGATTCGCTGCAGGCTGGAACGTCGCGGTTCTATGCCGAGATTCAGCGGCTCCGGCAGATTATGGATCTCACAAAGACGATGACCGTCCTTTTCCTGCTGGACGAAATCCTTCACGGCACGAATTCGCACGACCGGGCAGTCGGCGCTGAAGGAGTCATTAGAGGTCTGATCGACCGCGGCGCAATCGGGATCGTCACAACACATGACCTGTCACTGGCAAAACTGGCGGAGGGACTGGCGCCTCGGGCCGCAAACTTCCATTTTCAGGACCAGCTCATCGATGGCCGTATGGTGTTCGACTACCGTCTGCACCCGGGCGTGGTTCAGAAGAGCAACGCGCTTGCTTTGATGCGTGCCGTCGGCCTCGAGGTGTAG
- a CDS encoding CehA/McbA family metallohydrolase — protein sequence MVGIARWSGCALLALSIIFGTISDRPYRSPHLTLGGYQVLAADFHIHSFPQSWAMLSPWDTVIEARRLGLDAIALTPHNHTWVAKAGKWFSGFSGNPIVIVGEEIHSIKYHILAIGITQTVDWRQPPNSAIDEVHRQGGIAIAAHPVARYASAYDAESLRKLDGSEVVHPLALTNEQAAGQLREFFSRGNLAAIGDSDYHLGPLAPDLGAMGICRTYVFARERSEQGILDALREKHTVVYDHDHVYGDPALIQLAAEDGRLPKLALAGRPRSALHLLSGIAGLLGLMASLGRWG from the coding sequence ATGGTAGGTATTGCACGCTGGTCCGGCTGCGCGCTATTGGCGCTTTCCATCATTTTCGGAACGATCTCAGACAGGCCTTACCGGAGTCCACACCTGACGTTGGGCGGGTATCAGGTTCTGGCCGCGGATTTTCACATCCATAGTTTTCCGCAGAGCTGGGCCATGTTGTCTCCCTGGGACACTGTGATCGAAGCGCGCCGGTTGGGGTTGGACGCAATTGCGCTCACTCCGCACAACCACACTTGGGTTGCAAAAGCGGGGAAATGGTTTTCCGGGTTCAGCGGCAATCCGATCGTGATCGTCGGCGAGGAAATTCATTCGATCAAGTACCACATCCTTGCGATTGGTATCACGCAAACGGTCGACTGGAGGCAGCCGCCCAATAGTGCGATAGATGAAGTGCACCGTCAGGGCGGCATCGCCATCGCCGCGCATCCGGTCGCGCGCTACGCATCGGCATACGACGCCGAATCGCTGCGCAAACTGGATGGCTCCGAGGTTGTTCATCCGCTGGCTCTGACCAATGAACAGGCGGCCGGCCAATTGCGCGAGTTCTTCAGCCGCGGTAATCTGGCCGCGATCGGCGACAGCGACTACCATCTCGGCCCTCTCGCTCCAGACCTCGGAGCGATGGGTATCTGCCGGACGTACGTCTTCGCACGCGAACGCAGTGAACAAGGAATTCTCGACGCGCTGCGCGAAAAACACACTGTCGTTTACGACCACGATCATGTTTACGGCGATCCGGCGTTGATCCAGCTCGCCGCTGAAGATGGCCGGCTTCCAAAACTTGCGCTTGCCGGACGTCCACGGAGCGCCCTCCATTTACTGAGCGGAATTGCCGGATTGTTGGGCTTGATGGCATCTCTTGGACGCTGGGGCTGA
- a CDS encoding M48 family metallopeptidase: MSRFTTWCAPALIVILTLAASGFAQDKKMKNSDIENIGSRDINKGTINFVSIDKEIALGRQLSLQVEQESRLLKDPIISEYVNRIGQNIVRNSDARVPFTIKVIESDQVNAFALPGGFFYVNTGLILAADDEAELAGAMAHEIAHVAARHGTEQESKAQLVSYMVLPLMFVAGPVGYGVEQAASIFVPFTFLKFSRGMEAEADYLGVQYLYKSGYDPGAMVRFFEKLQVKERAKPGSVSRLFASHPPTGDRIRKVEEAITVVLPPRDRDVESTSEFEHVKAYLAKIESVYLPDNAGQPSLRHKTPAPDPDNEPPETPDDRPTVKRN; this comes from the coding sequence GTGAGTCGTTTTACAACATGGTGCGCGCCGGCGCTCATAGTCATTCTGACGCTTGCCGCGAGCGGTTTTGCCCAGGACAAAAAAATGAAGAACTCCGATATCGAAAATATCGGAAGCCGCGACATCAACAAAGGCACCATCAACTTCGTTTCCATCGATAAAGAAATTGCGCTGGGGCGCCAGTTATCGCTGCAGGTTGAACAGGAGTCGAGACTCCTGAAAGATCCGATCATCAGCGAATACGTCAACCGGATCGGCCAGAACATCGTTCGCAATTCCGACGCGAGAGTGCCATTCACCATCAAGGTCATCGAATCCGACCAGGTCAACGCATTCGCGCTGCCTGGAGGATTTTTTTACGTCAATACCGGCTTGATTCTTGCAGCCGACGACGAAGCGGAACTCGCCGGAGCCATGGCGCACGAAATTGCTCATGTCGCAGCGCGGCATGGAACCGAGCAGGAGTCCAAAGCGCAGCTGGTCAGTTATATGGTGCTTCCGCTGATGTTCGTTGCCGGTCCGGTGGGATATGGGGTTGAGCAGGCGGCCAGCATTTTTGTTCCATTCACGTTCCTGAAGTTTTCGCGCGGCATGGAGGCGGAAGCGGATTACCTCGGCGTCCAATATCTGTATAAGAGCGGCTACGATCCGGGCGCGATGGTGCGGTTTTTCGAAAAACTTCAGGTTAAAGAGAGAGCCAAGCCGGGATCCGTTTCGCGGCTCTTCGCTTCGCATCCGCCGACCGGCGATCGTATTCGGAAGGTCGAGGAGGCGATCACAGTGGTGCTTCCTCCAAGAGATCGAGACGTCGAGTCCACTTCAGAGTTTGAACACGTCAAAGCGTATCTTGCGAAAATCGAAAGCGTCTATTTGCCGGACAACGCGGGCCAGCCAAGCCTGCGGCACAAGACTCCGGCGCCGGACCCGGATAACGAGCCGCCTGAGACCCCGGACGACCGCCCGACTGTGAAACGTAATTAG